One segment of Engraulis encrasicolus isolate BLACKSEA-1 chromosome 7, IST_EnEncr_1.0, whole genome shotgun sequence DNA contains the following:
- the nrgna gene encoding neurogranin (protein kinase C substrate, RC3) a, with protein sequence MDCRNQGCTQPPDEDIMDIPLDDPAANKAAAKIQAGFRGHMTRKKMKDEKPREEKKRERK encoded by the exons CAAGGCTGCACCCAGCCCCCAGACGAGGACATCATGGACATCCCCTTGGATGACCCGGCCGCCAACAAAGCTGCGGCCAAGATCCAAGCAGGCTTCCGCGGACACATGACCAGGAAGAAAATGAAGGATGAGAAGCCCAGGGAAGAG AAAAAACGGGAACGCAAGTAA